In Humulus lupulus chromosome 7, drHumLupu1.1, whole genome shotgun sequence, the following are encoded in one genomic region:
- the LOC133788733 gene encoding uncharacterized protein LOC133788733: MGNIIMSPGCFRQNHNSAVKLIFWEGTTRIFNGRKHIAGEIMFEFPDRMVCHADSFFIGHPVPALGIHDPLLCGQTYFVLPIDRFASGVLSAASLAAFGYSPSPNNKATSPINFGGSTSPFQYLKGSNGRALIQVSPDFITKLVMKGKETGSGCSSPSNNGRFLCSTPELQKHYDQLVGSKEQVWSPKLETISEHKIRFSPCRFIGL; the protein is encoded by the coding sequence aTGGGCAATATTATCATGTCTCCAGGCTGCTTCAGGCAAAACCATAATTCAGCAGTGAAACTGATATTCTGGGAAGGCACTACAAGAATTTTTAATGGAAGAAAACACATAGCCGGTGAGATCATGTTCGAGTTCCCTGACAGAATGGTCTGCCATGCCGATTCATTCTTCATAGGTCACCCGGTTCCCGCCTTAGGCATCCACGACCCGCTCCTCTGTGGTCAAACATACTTTGTTCTTCCCATAGACAGATTCGCCAGTGGTGTTCTCTCCGCCGCTTCCCTTGCTGCCTTTGGCTACTCACCGAGCCCCAATAACAAGGCCACGAGTCCGATAAATTTTGGGGGTAGTACCTCGCCATTTCAGTACTTAAAGGGCTCAAACGGAAGGGCTTTGATCCAGGTGTCCCCAGATTTCATAACCAAATTGGTTATGAAAGGTAAGGAAACCGGTTCCGGTTGTAGTAGTCCAAGCAATAATGGTAGATTTCTTTGTAGTACTCCGGAGCTGCAAAAGCACTATGATCAGCTTGTGGGGTCAAAAGAACAAGTATGGTCGCCTAAGCTTGAGACCATCTCGGAGCATAAGATTAGGTTTTCACCTTGTAGATTTATAGGGTTGTAA